A section of the Streptomyces sp. V3I8 genome encodes:
- a CDS encoding spermidine/putrescine ABC transporter substrate-binding protein has product MEQYEPDRLSPASLAALRRSLRGGRASLSRRSLLRASTGGALALGGLGTLSACGIPAAKNTAGVSSEDHSAKEKRVSFSNWTEYMDVDESEKHHPTLDAFAERTGIKVKYTEDINDNVEFFGKLKPQLAAGQDTGRDLICVTDWLAARLIRFGWVQKLDASHLPHAYANLSEQFRTPDWDPGRAYSYPWTGIPTVIAYNKKALDGVEVRSVSDMLDNPRLKGRVAFLSEMRDSIGMTLLDLGKDPAKFTDDDFDAAIARLQRAVDKGQIRRFTGNDYTADLSKGDLAACVAWAGDVVQLKADSPDIGFVIPDSGYMISSDNLLVPNKARHKTNAERLIDYYYEPGPAAQLAAYINYVCPVDGVKPELAKIDKSAADNPLIIPDAAMAGASHAFRSLSTKEETAYEEKFAKLTGA; this is encoded by the coding sequence ATGGAGCAGTACGAGCCCGATCGCCTGTCCCCGGCAAGCCTGGCCGCCCTGCGGCGCAGTCTTCGCGGTGGCAGGGCCTCCCTCAGCCGCCGTTCGCTGCTGCGCGCCTCCACGGGCGGCGCGCTCGCCCTGGGCGGACTCGGGACGCTGAGCGCCTGCGGGATCCCCGCGGCGAAGAACACCGCGGGCGTCTCGTCCGAGGACCACTCGGCCAAGGAGAAGCGGGTCAGTTTCTCCAACTGGACCGAGTACATGGACGTCGACGAGAGCGAGAAGCACCACCCGACGCTCGACGCGTTCGCCGAACGCACCGGCATCAAGGTCAAGTACACCGAGGACATCAACGACAACGTCGAGTTCTTCGGGAAGCTCAAGCCGCAGCTCGCGGCGGGCCAGGACACCGGGCGCGACCTCATCTGCGTCACCGACTGGCTGGCCGCGCGGCTGATCCGGTTCGGCTGGGTGCAGAAACTGGACGCCTCCCACCTGCCGCACGCCTACGCCAACCTCTCCGAGCAGTTCCGCACCCCCGACTGGGACCCGGGACGCGCCTACTCGTACCCCTGGACCGGTATCCCCACCGTCATCGCCTACAACAAGAAGGCGCTCGACGGCGTGGAGGTCAGGTCCGTCTCCGACATGCTCGACAACCCCAGGCTCAAGGGGCGCGTCGCCTTCCTGTCCGAGATGCGCGACAGCATCGGCATGACGCTGCTCGACCTCGGCAAGGACCCGGCGAAGTTCACGGACGACGACTTCGACGCGGCGATCGCCCGCCTGCAAAGGGCCGTCGACAAGGGGCAGATCCGCCGCTTCACCGGCAACGACTACACGGCCGACCTCAGCAAGGGCGACCTCGCGGCCTGTGTCGCCTGGGCCGGTGACGTCGTCCAGCTCAAGGCGGACAGCCCGGACATCGGCTTCGTCATCCCGGACAGCGGCTACATGATCTCCTCGGACAACCTGCTGGTCCCCAACAAGGCACGGCACAAGACCAACGCCGAGCGGCTCATCGACTACTACTACGAGCCCGGTCCGGCCGCGCAGCTGGCCGCGTACATCAACTACGTGTGTCCCGTCGACGGGGTGAAGCCCGAACTGGCGAAGATCGACAAGTCGGCGGCCGACAACCCGCTGATCATTCCCGACGCCGCCATGGCGGGCGCGTCGCACGCCTTCCGCTCCCTGAGCACGAAGGAAGAGACGGCGTACGAAGAGAAGTTCGCAAAGCTGACGGGGGCGTGA
- a CDS encoding gamma-aminobutyraldehyde dehydrogenase: MHNPGHRFQAQDRFADGAQYIAGALRQGTSGRGHAVVDPATGDEVHTYELAGPDDVDAAVRAAREAFPGWSGATPGERSDALHRFAAVLAEHAEEFAQAESLQCGKPIKLTREFDVPGTIDNTAFFAGAARHLQGQSAGEYSGDHTSYVRREPIGVVGSVAPWNYPLQMAAWKILPAIAAGNTVVLKPAELTPFTSLLFAEAATRAGIPDGVVNIVTGAGRDAGEHLVGHPDVVMTSFTGSTAVGRRVAEIATATVKRLHLELGGKAPFVVFDDADLEAAVHGAVAGALINTGQDCTAATRAYVQRPLYEEFVSRTAELMETVRLGDPFAPDTDLGPLISVAQRDRVAGFVDRARSYARVVTGGEIPKGLERGAYYRPTLVADAAQDSEIVQSEIFGPVLVVVPFDSDDEGIRLANDTPYGLAASAWSRDVYRANRATREIKAGCVWVNDHIPIISEMPHGGYKASGFGKDMSSYSFEEYTQIKHVMFDNTAVARKDWHRTIFGDR, encoded by the coding sequence GCGCAGGACCGTTTCGCGGACGGCGCGCAGTACATCGCGGGCGCGCTGAGGCAGGGCACGTCCGGCCGCGGCCACGCGGTCGTCGACCCCGCCACCGGCGACGAGGTCCACACCTACGAGCTGGCCGGCCCGGACGACGTGGACGCGGCGGTCCGGGCCGCGCGGGAGGCGTTCCCCGGCTGGTCCGGCGCCACCCCCGGCGAGCGCTCCGACGCCCTGCACCGCTTCGCCGCCGTGCTCGCCGAGCACGCCGAGGAGTTCGCGCAGGCGGAGTCCCTCCAGTGCGGCAAGCCGATCAAGCTGACCCGGGAGTTCGACGTCCCGGGCACGATCGACAACACCGCCTTCTTCGCCGGCGCGGCCCGTCACCTCCAGGGCCAGTCCGCGGGCGAGTACTCGGGCGACCACACCTCGTACGTACGCCGTGAACCGATCGGTGTGGTCGGTTCCGTCGCGCCCTGGAACTATCCCCTCCAGATGGCGGCCTGGAAGATCCTCCCGGCGATCGCCGCGGGCAACACCGTCGTCCTCAAGCCCGCCGAGCTGACCCCCTTCACCTCGCTGCTGTTCGCCGAGGCGGCGACGCGGGCGGGCATCCCGGACGGTGTCGTCAACATCGTCACCGGGGCCGGCCGGGACGCCGGCGAGCATCTCGTCGGCCATCCCGACGTCGTCATGACCTCCTTCACCGGGTCCACCGCCGTCGGCAGGCGCGTCGCGGAGATCGCCACCGCCACGGTCAAGCGCCTGCATCTGGAACTCGGCGGCAAGGCCCCCTTCGTGGTCTTCGACGACGCGGACCTGGAGGCCGCCGTGCACGGGGCGGTGGCGGGCGCCCTCATCAACACGGGCCAGGACTGCACGGCCGCCACGCGCGCGTACGTGCAGAGGCCCCTCTACGAGGAGTTCGTCTCCCGGACCGCGGAGCTGATGGAGACCGTCCGGCTCGGTGATCCGTTCGCGCCGGACACCGACCTCGGGCCGCTGATCTCGGTCGCCCAGCGCGACCGGGTCGCCGGGTTCGTCGACCGGGCGCGCTCCTACGCGCGCGTGGTCACCGGTGGCGAGATCCCGAAGGGGCTGGAGCGCGGCGCGTACTACCGGCCGACCCTGGTCGCCGACGCCGCGCAGGACAGCGAGATCGTGCAGTCCGAGATCTTCGGTCCGGTCCTGGTGGTCGTGCCCTTCGACAGCGACGACGAAGGCATCCGGCTCGCCAACGACACCCCGTACGGCCTCGCCGCCTCCGCGTGGAGCCGTGACGTGTACCGGGCGAACCGGGCCACGCGGGAGATCAAGGCGGGCTGTGTGTGGGTCAACGACCACATCCCGATCATCAGCGAGATGCCCCACGGCGGCTACAAGGCGTCCGGCTTCGGCAAGGACATGTCCTCGTACTCGTTCGAGGAGTACACGCAGATCAAGCACGTCATGTTCGACAACACCGCGGTGGCCAGGAAGGACTGGCACCGCACGATCTTCGGGGACCGTTAG
- a CDS encoding ABC transporter permease, with the protein MALLRWFKSRLVVIAGLLTLGYLLLPNIVVTVFSFNNPKGRFNYEWQQFSTDAWTDPCGVADLCGSLSLSLQIAAWATLGATALGTMIAFALVRYRFRARGAVNSLIFLPMAMPEVVMAASLLTLFLNLGAQLGFWTILIAHIMFCLSFVVTAVKARVMSMDPRLEQAAQDLYAGPVQTFLRVTLPIAAPGIAAGALLAFALSFDDFIITNFNAGSTVTFPMFVWGSAQRGTPVQINVIGTAMFLLAVLFVLAGIVMGNRRNRQKA; encoded by the coding sequence ATGGCCCTCCTGCGCTGGTTCAAAAGCCGTTTGGTCGTCATCGCGGGTCTGCTGACCCTCGGATATCTGCTGCTGCCGAACATCGTCGTCACGGTGTTCTCCTTCAACAATCCGAAGGGGCGCTTCAACTACGAATGGCAGCAGTTCTCCACGGACGCCTGGACCGATCCCTGCGGGGTCGCGGACCTGTGCGGCTCGCTCTCGCTGAGCCTGCAGATCGCCGCCTGGGCGACACTCGGCGCCACCGCCCTCGGCACGATGATCGCCTTCGCGCTGGTCCGCTACCGCTTCCGCGCGCGCGGCGCCGTGAACTCGCTGATCTTCCTGCCGATGGCGATGCCCGAGGTCGTCATGGCCGCCTCGCTGCTCACCCTCTTCCTCAACCTGGGCGCCCAGCTGGGCTTCTGGACCATCCTGATCGCCCACATCATGTTCTGCCTGAGCTTCGTGGTCACCGCCGTGAAAGCGCGTGTGATGTCGATGGACCCGCGCCTGGAGCAGGCCGCGCAGGACCTGTACGCGGGCCCCGTGCAGACGTTCCTGCGCGTCACGCTGCCGATCGCCGCGCCCGGGATCGCCGCGGGAGCGCTGCTCGCCTTCGCGCTCTCCTTCGACGATTTCATCATCACCAATTTCAACGCGGGCTCGACTGTCACCTTCCCGATGTTCGTCTGGGGTTCGGCGCAACGCGGAACACCCGTCCAGATCAACGTCATCGGTACGGCCATGTTCCTCCTCGCCGTACTGTTCGTACTGGCCGGAATAGTGATGGGGAATCGTCGAAACCGCCAGAAGGCATAA
- a CDS encoding ABC transporter permease encodes MTTVTDAPPLAPTPAPKERPPRRRGRLTPYWLLLPGLLWLVVFFALPMVYQASTSVQTGSLEEGYQVTWHFATYWDAVADYWPQFLRSIAYAGTATVLCLLLGYPLAYLIAFRAGRWRNLILILVVAPFFTSFLIRTLAWKTILADSGPVVGALNTLHVLDVTSWLGITAGDRVLATPLAVICGLTYNFLPFMILPLYTSLERIDGRLHEAAGDLYARPFTTFRKVTFPLSMPGVVSGTLLTFIPASGDYVNADLLGSTDTRMVGNVIQTQFLRILDYPTAAALSFILMAGILAIVTLYIRKSGTEDLV; translated from the coding sequence ATGACGACCGTCACCGACGCGCCACCCCTGGCGCCCACCCCCGCCCCGAAGGAGCGCCCCCCTCGGCGCAGGGGCCGCCTCACCCCGTACTGGCTCCTGCTCCCCGGCCTCCTGTGGCTGGTCGTCTTCTTCGCCCTGCCGATGGTCTACCAGGCCTCCACGTCCGTGCAGACGGGCTCCCTGGAGGAGGGCTACCAGGTCACCTGGCACTTCGCGACGTACTGGGACGCGGTGGCCGACTACTGGCCGCAGTTCCTGCGCTCGATCGCGTACGCCGGTACCGCCACGGTCCTGTGCCTGCTGCTCGGCTACCCGCTCGCGTACCTCATCGCATTCCGCGCGGGGCGCTGGCGCAACCTGATCCTGATCCTGGTCGTCGCGCCCTTCTTCACCAGCTTCCTGATCCGTACGCTCGCCTGGAAGACGATCCTCGCGGACAGCGGCCCGGTCGTCGGCGCCCTCAACACCCTGCACGTCCTGGACGTCACGAGCTGGCTCGGCATCACCGCCGGCGACCGCGTGCTGGCCACGCCGCTCGCGGTGATCTGCGGCCTCACGTACAACTTCCTGCCGTTCATGATCCTGCCGCTCTACACCTCGCTCGAACGCATCGACGGACGGCTGCACGAGGCGGCCGGCGACCTGTACGCGCGGCCCTTCACGACCTTCCGCAAGGTGACGTTCCCGCTGTCGATGCCCGGTGTCGTCTCCGGGACGCTGCTCACGTTCATCCCGGCGAGCGGCGACTACGTGAACGCCGACCTGCTCGGCTCCACCGACACCCGCATGGTCGGAAACGTCATCCAGACGCAGTTCCTGCGCATTCTCGACTATCCGACGGCGGCGGCCCTCTCGTTCATCCTCATGGCGGGCATCCTCGCGATCGTCACGCTCTACATCCGCAAGTCCGGGACGGAGGATCTGGTCTAG
- a CDS encoding ABC transporter ATP-binding protein translates to MSGISKTYGSFTAVRPLDLTVPQGSFFALLGASGCGKTTTLRMIAGLEEPSSGTVFLGEQDVTNLPPYKRPVNTVFQSYALFPHLDIFENVAFGLRRRGIRSVKKQVGEMLDLVQLGEQARKKPHQLSGGQQQRVAVARALINTPRVLLLDEPLGALDLKLRRQMQLELKRIQTEVGITFVHVTHDQEEAMTMADTVAVMNAGRVEQLGSPADLYENPTTTFVANFLGTSNLIEAEVDSRSGDDIVLGAGGCKLVLPGARCSAPTTTGGKVLVGVRPEKISLTHADEAGGIPAGRNRITGTIADSSFIGVSTQYVVDSPVCPEFEVYAQNIDRDPRLVPGAEVVLHWNPAHTFGLDAAQDIDAGIETVEEEAA, encoded by the coding sequence CTGTCGGGCATCAGCAAGACCTACGGCTCCTTCACCGCCGTCCGGCCGCTCGACCTGACCGTGCCCCAGGGTTCCTTCTTCGCCCTCCTCGGAGCGTCGGGCTGCGGCAAGACCACCACGCTGCGCATGATCGCCGGACTGGAGGAACCCTCCTCCGGCACCGTCTTCCTCGGCGAGCAGGACGTGACGAACCTGCCCCCCTACAAGCGGCCCGTGAACACCGTCTTCCAGTCGTACGCCCTCTTCCCGCACCTCGACATCTTCGAGAACGTCGCCTTCGGGCTGCGCCGGCGCGGCATCAGATCGGTGAAGAAGCAGGTCGGGGAGATGCTCGACCTCGTCCAGCTCGGCGAGCAGGCCCGCAAGAAACCGCACCAGCTCTCCGGCGGCCAGCAGCAGCGCGTCGCCGTGGCCCGCGCCCTGATCAACACCCCCAGGGTGCTCCTCCTCGACGAACCCCTCGGCGCCCTCGACCTCAAACTGCGCCGCCAGATGCAGCTGGAGCTCAAGCGCATCCAGACCGAGGTCGGCATCACCTTCGTCCACGTCACGCACGACCAGGAGGAGGCCATGACGATGGCCGACACGGTCGCCGTGATGAACGCGGGCCGCGTCGAGCAGCTCGGCTCGCCCGCCGACCTCTACGAGAACCCGACCACCACGTTCGTCGCCAACTTCCTCGGCACCTCCAACCTCATCGAGGCCGAGGTCGACTCCCGGAGCGGCGACGACATCGTCCTCGGGGCAGGCGGCTGCAAGCTCGTCCTGCCCGGGGCCAGGTGTTCGGCGCCCACGACGACCGGCGGCAAGGTCCTGGTGGGCGTGCGTCCCGAGAAGATCAGCCTCACGCACGCCGACGAGGCGGGCGGGATCCCGGCCGGCCGCAACCGCATCACCGGCACGATCGCCGACTCCAGTTTCATCGGCGTCTCCACGCAGTACGTCGTCGACAGCCCGGTCTGCCCGGAGTTCGAGGTCTACGCCCAGAACATCGACCGCGACCCGCGGCTGGTGCCCGGTGCCGAAGTCGTCCTGCACTGGAACCCCGCGCACACCTTCGGACTGGACGCCGCCCAGGACATCGACGCGGGCATCGAAACGGTCGAGGAAGAGGCGGCCTGA